From Streptomyces kaniharaensis, the proteins below share one genomic window:
- a CDS encoding 3'-5' exonuclease, giving the protein MERDREVAGLAAWAAALLDDPEVAVLDLETTGLGDTARIVEIGVVTTDRRVLLDRLVNPGIPMPAEATRHNGITDEMLTGRTDFDALMGDLTHALTRREVRGGGRVELYGRRVVGWNLVDFDRLVLRNELAGYYQRQGHADPRASADAWLSTMTWEDVMIPFSTWCGEPSHRGGYRWQKLNGPHRGAADCLAVLDRLADVAGRPAAVLPAQTSGDALTGAEEVAR; this is encoded by the coding sequence ATGGAACGGGATCGAGAGGTGGCCGGGCTCGCAGCCTGGGCGGCGGCCCTGCTGGACGACCCGGAGGTGGCGGTGCTCGACCTGGAGACCACCGGGCTCGGGGATACCGCGCGGATCGTGGAGATCGGGGTGGTCACCACGGACCGGCGGGTGCTCCTCGACCGCCTGGTGAACCCGGGCATCCCCATGCCGGCGGAGGCGACCCGCCACAACGGGATCACGGACGAGATGCTGACCGGCCGCACCGACTTCGACGCGCTGATGGGCGACTTGACCCACGCCCTCACCCGGCGGGAAGTCCGCGGGGGCGGCAGGGTCGAGCTCTACGGGCGCCGGGTGGTGGGCTGGAACCTCGTGGACTTCGACCGGCTGGTGCTGCGGAACGAACTGGCCGGCTACTACCAGCGGCAGGGGCACGCGGACCCCCGGGCCAGCGCGGACGCCTGGCTGTCCACCATGACCTGGGAGGACGTGATGATCCCGTTCAGCACCTGGTGCGGGGAGCCTTCGCACCGTGGCGGCTACCGCTGGCAGAAGCTCAACGGCCCGCACCGGGGAGCGGCAGACTGCCTCGCGGTCCTGGACCGGCTCGCGGACGTGGCCGGCCGCCCGGCCGCCGTGCTGCCCGCCCAGACCTCCGGCGACGCGCTGACCGGCGCGGAGGAGGTGGCCCGCTGA
- a CDS encoding transposase has protein sequence MSRGVLVLAPGVRLELGGVCFTVEELEPHLGRVVLADAGGELSRRSLRWLANHPGVRPLPTPGRLARTGGDRRGTVLSDLTPEQMRRARIRAEHVLETETGFRAGHPARALQGEPRPGFDPAMTTLGERRRAKAAELRAMPPVEAEALGLRFMSERTLKRLARSKGEDLVLACADGRWLRAGGGRPSITPEIREGIYAVREECLRRSRMTMAARHRLLHQYIREVFPDFPAEDVPCCKTLAAVWQEWFGPDGSRQRYVRTAEIAQAGRRVVVHRPGQVVALDSTPLPVKVREQVFGEPVSAVMSLALDLYTHSIVAFRLTLVSDTSVDIAMLLRDVVMPLPMREGWGEDMEWPYPGAPATLVAQFAGHRVAALPFFAPETVTTDHGGPYKSHQIVAAERALGCTILPARTLRAHDKFAVERAFSSIKTLLLEHLLGFTGTDVADRGAGPEADAVLTLAQVEHVVATWVVKVWQNRELGEYAPAWAPDGPHSPNSLFAASTRQGGLDLEIPGPELYYKLLRPHHVMIHAGRGVKILGLYYYADVLDEDRFHGRSSRGGRHKGKWVIRSDRRDRRTVFFQDPDDPERWHVLRWTGLPPEGEVPAFSDTNVDALLGEVRRAGLKPRSDEELLPVLLDILGSAIPVSQWPSQMGKREKSARSRRAADAAQAAADQPSTPEGPAAEVVAWPVEAADIAKAVDAERRRLREASVVRRPVPPPRLGDSLRRRNLFLIPPDDAPAPLEDHA, from the coding sequence GTGAGCCGCGGCGTCCTGGTCCTGGCGCCCGGCGTCCGGCTGGAGCTCGGTGGCGTCTGTTTCACGGTCGAGGAGCTGGAACCGCATCTGGGCCGGGTGGTCCTGGCCGATGCCGGCGGAGAGCTGAGCCGGCGGTCGTTGCGCTGGCTGGCGAACCACCCCGGTGTCCGTCCGCTGCCCACTCCCGGCCGTCTGGCCCGGACCGGCGGCGACCGACGGGGAACGGTTCTGTCCGACCTGACACCCGAGCAGATGCGGCGGGCCCGGATCCGGGCCGAGCACGTGCTGGAGACCGAGACCGGCTTTCGGGCCGGGCACCCGGCGCGGGCCCTGCAGGGCGAGCCGAGGCCGGGCTTCGATCCGGCGATGACCACGCTTGGCGAGCGCCGCCGAGCCAAGGCCGCCGAACTGCGGGCGATGCCGCCCGTTGAGGCGGAGGCACTGGGGCTGCGGTTCATGAGTGAGCGGACGCTCAAGCGCCTAGCCCGCAGCAAGGGCGAGGACCTGGTGCTGGCCTGCGCGGACGGCCGCTGGCTCCGCGCGGGCGGGGGCCGCCCCAGCATCACCCCGGAGATCCGGGAAGGGATCTACGCGGTGAGGGAGGAATGCCTTCGGCGCTCGCGGATGACCATGGCCGCCCGGCACCGGCTGCTGCACCAGTACATCCGGGAGGTGTTCCCGGACTTCCCGGCCGAGGACGTTCCGTGCTGCAAGACGCTGGCGGCGGTCTGGCAGGAGTGGTTCGGCCCCGACGGTTCGCGGCAGCGCTACGTCCGCACCGCGGAGATCGCGCAGGCCGGGCGGAGGGTGGTGGTCCACCGGCCGGGGCAGGTGGTCGCTCTGGACTCGACGCCGTTGCCGGTGAAGGTCCGCGAGCAGGTGTTCGGCGAGCCGGTGTCGGCGGTGATGTCGCTGGCGCTGGACCTCTACACGCACTCGATCGTGGCGTTCCGGCTCACGCTGGTGTCGGACACGTCGGTGGACATCGCGATGCTGCTGCGGGACGTGGTGATGCCGCTGCCGATGCGCGAGGGCTGGGGCGAGGACATGGAGTGGCCCTACCCCGGCGCTCCGGCCACGCTGGTCGCCCAGTTCGCCGGGCACAGGGTCGCCGCGCTGCCGTTCTTCGCGCCGGAGACGGTCACCACCGACCACGGCGGCCCCTACAAGAGCCACCAGATCGTCGCCGCCGAGCGGGCGCTGGGCTGCACGATCCTGCCGGCGCGCACGCTGCGGGCCCACGACAAGTTCGCCGTCGAGCGGGCGTTCTCCTCGATCAAGACGCTCCTGCTGGAGCACCTGCTGGGCTTCACCGGAACGGATGTCGCCGACCGGGGCGCCGGCCCCGAGGCGGATGCGGTGCTGACGCTGGCTCAGGTCGAGCATGTGGTCGCCACCTGGGTGGTGAAGGTCTGGCAGAACCGGGAGTTGGGCGAGTACGCGCCGGCCTGGGCGCCGGACGGGCCCCACAGTCCGAACTCGCTTTTCGCGGCATCAACACGGCAGGGCGGCCTGGACCTCGAGATCCCGGGCCCGGAGCTCTACTACAAGCTCCTGCGGCCCCACCACGTGATGATCCATGCGGGCCGCGGGGTGAAGATCCTCGGGCTCTACTACTACGCCGACGTCCTGGACGAGGACCGCTTCCACGGCCGGTCCTCGCGCGGCGGCCGGCACAAGGGCAAGTGGGTCATCCGCTCCGACCGCCGCGACCGCCGCACCGTGTTCTTCCAGGACCCCGACGATCCCGAACGCTGGCACGTCCTGCGCTGGACCGGCCTGCCTCCCGAGGGCGAGGTCCCGGCGTTCTCGGACACCAACGTCGACGCCCTGCTCGGCGAGGTCCGCCGGGCCGGGCTGAAACCGCGCTCGGACGAGGAACTGCTGCCGGTGCTCCTGGACATCCTCGGCTCGGCGATCCCGGTCAGCCAGTGGCCCTCCCAGATGGGCAAGCGGGAGAAGAGCGCCCGCTCGCGCCGGGCCGCAGACGCCGCGCAAGCCGCAGCCGACCAGCCCTCCACGCCGGAGGGCCCGGCGGCCGAAGTGGTCGCCTGGCCCGTCGAGGCAGCCGACATCGCGAAGGCGGTCGATGCGGAACGACGCCGGCTACGCGAGGCGTCGGTGGTCCGCCGCCCGGTCCCGCCGCCGCGGCTGGGCGACAGCCTGCGCCGACGCAACCTCTTCCTCATCCCGCCCGACGACGCCCCCGCCCCGCTTGAGGACCACGCATGA
- a CDS encoding nuclease-related domain-containing protein — protein MAGIPDQRHGAGASAARMGQQQLDAERARQHARARWALPAAAVGGLVLAVLLGLPWWLGLVLVLVVVGAVARRVYRPVGNSWTIGAAGERRTAQLLIPLQRDGWTALHDRAVPGSRANVDHLLIGPAGVLMVDTKNWQSSKSTLRIDGGRLFYGKYDQSKTLRTAAWEAEQTSRALGVPVRALVAVHGASVPGGVVMLENVTVVPAKRVRHIVRNLAPVPGFDPARVQQLADHAARVLPPHGG, from the coding sequence ATGGCAGGGATTCCTGACCAGCGGCACGGGGCGGGGGCGTCTGCGGCCCGGATGGGCCAGCAGCAGCTCGACGCCGAGCGGGCCCGCCAGCACGCGCGGGCCCGCTGGGCTTTACCGGCGGCCGCGGTCGGCGGCCTGGTCCTGGCCGTGCTCCTCGGCCTGCCGTGGTGGCTCGGCCTGGTCCTGGTGCTCGTCGTCGTCGGCGCGGTCGCCCGCCGGGTGTACCGGCCGGTGGGCAACTCCTGGACCATCGGGGCGGCGGGCGAGCGGCGCACGGCCCAGCTGCTGATCCCACTGCAGCGCGACGGCTGGACGGCGCTCCACGACCGGGCGGTGCCGGGGAGCCGCGCGAACGTCGATCACCTGCTGATCGGCCCGGCCGGGGTGCTGATGGTGGACACGAAGAACTGGCAGAGCTCCAAGTCCACGCTGCGGATCGACGGCGGCCGGCTCTTCTACGGCAAGTACGACCAGAGCAAGACGCTGCGGACGGCGGCCTGGGAGGCGGAGCAGACGTCCCGGGCGCTCGGGGTGCCGGTGCGGGCCCTGGTCGCCGTGCACGGTGCGAGCGTGCCCGGCGGGGTGGTGATGCTGGAGAACGTCACGGTGGTGCCGGCCAAGCGGGTGCGGCACATCGTCCGCAACCTCGCCCCGGTGCCCGGCTTCGACCCGGCCCGCGTGCAGCAGCTGGCCGACCACGCCGCCCGGGTGCTGCCCCCGCACGGCGGCTGA
- a CDS encoding type IV secretory system conjugative DNA transfer family protein, which translates to MHQFDDQATDRRDDRPTVDGSNATPPRRWAAYAAAGMPLAAGAAPTGQPTTNPTTVNTPNAGHILGNIGSALWDVAGHVPGGHLGAGGLAVAAAGLGYLKFRLDKPYDRNTKEGFADRSEIREHFSGKQLLERADVLRPELVATRGRRNVVPLDLGQLIGVDIIHKREIYNSIEDMTLVFAPPRTGKSALLGGFVVDAPGSAVVTSTRGDLYRHTVHVRAKRGPVLVFNPDVAGVANTLVWDVPKGCKDPVVAFRRAGYLLSGQAVGAVEDSSFWDNQSYRVLRALLMAADIGGRSLMDVREWVTSMDEDTLEPFKLLQSYKDCPPGWASDLLQVIKAPERTRESILLTLISSLECLALPSVAAIVTPKDGAPDFDPELFLRAGGTLYLMGRHRSKGSVAPLFAALVGEIYETAKELAASSPNDRIDPPLSLILDEAAITCPLPLQSWGADAGGSNIPITVSVQSPSQLYDRWGQRGGETIWQLANKLVFGGLSVTRDLRDLSELCGERDKDVTTTSTNAKGEATKSVSTVQVPVMPTDKIRRLAKFRGLYIHRNAAPVVVKIVPVWKRDDVKAVNKEIRRAERDLEKREKQAAKLGIELPTTPATPPMPAYKPVVPKQPVPEQQPGQRPADPFRKAV; encoded by the coding sequence ATGCACCAGTTCGACGACCAGGCTACCGACCGTCGTGACGACCGTCCCACAGTGGACGGGAGCAACGCCACCCCGCCTCGGCGCTGGGCCGCCTACGCGGCCGCCGGCATGCCGCTGGCGGCCGGTGCGGCGCCGACCGGCCAGCCGACCACCAACCCCACGACGGTCAACACCCCCAACGCCGGGCACATCCTCGGCAACATCGGGAGCGCGCTGTGGGACGTCGCCGGGCACGTGCCCGGCGGCCACCTCGGCGCCGGCGGCCTGGCGGTCGCGGCCGCGGGCCTGGGCTACCTCAAGTTCCGGCTGGACAAGCCGTACGACCGCAACACCAAGGAGGGGTTCGCCGACCGGAGCGAGATCCGCGAGCACTTCTCCGGCAAGCAGCTGCTGGAGCGCGCGGACGTGCTGCGGCCCGAGCTGGTAGCCACCCGCGGCCGCCGCAACGTGGTCCCCCTCGACCTCGGCCAGCTCATCGGCGTGGACATCATCCACAAGCGCGAGATCTACAACTCGATCGAGGACATGACCCTGGTCTTCGCCCCGCCGCGGACTGGTAAGTCCGCGCTGTTGGGCGGGTTCGTGGTGGACGCCCCCGGCTCCGCCGTCGTCACCAGCACCCGCGGCGACCTGTACCGGCACACCGTGCACGTGCGGGCCAAGCGCGGCCCGGTCCTCGTCTTCAACCCGGACGTGGCCGGCGTCGCCAACACCCTGGTCTGGGACGTGCCCAAGGGCTGCAAGGACCCGGTGGTGGCCTTCCGCCGCGCGGGCTACCTGCTGTCCGGGCAGGCGGTCGGCGCGGTGGAGGACAGCAGCTTCTGGGACAACCAGTCCTACCGCGTGTTGCGGGCTCTGCTGATGGCGGCCGACATCGGCGGCCGGAGCCTGATGGACGTCCGCGAGTGGGTCACCAGCATGGATGAGGACACGCTGGAGCCCTTCAAGCTGCTGCAGTCCTACAAGGACTGCCCGCCCGGGTGGGCCAGTGACCTGCTGCAGGTCATCAAGGCGCCCGAGCGGACCCGGGAGAGCATCCTGCTGACCCTGATCTCCAGCCTGGAGTGCCTGGCCCTGCCGTCCGTCGCGGCGATCGTCACCCCGAAGGACGGCGCCCCCGACTTCGACCCGGAGCTGTTCCTGCGCGCCGGCGGCACCCTGTACCTGATGGGCCGCCACCGGTCCAAGGGCTCGGTGGCCCCGCTGTTCGCCGCCCTGGTCGGCGAGATCTACGAGACCGCCAAGGAACTGGCGGCCAGCTCGCCGAACGACCGCATCGACCCGCCGCTGAGCCTGATCCTGGACGAAGCGGCCATCACCTGCCCGCTGCCGCTGCAGTCCTGGGGCGCCGACGCGGGCGGCTCCAACATCCCGATCACGGTCAGCGTGCAGTCCCCCAGCCAGCTCTACGACCGGTGGGGCCAGCGCGGTGGCGAGACCATCTGGCAGCTGGCCAACAAGCTGGTGTTCGGCGGCCTGTCGGTCACCCGCGACCTGCGCGACCTGTCCGAGCTGTGCGGCGAGCGGGACAAGGACGTCACCACCACCTCGACCAACGCCAAGGGGGAGGCGACCAAGTCGGTCTCCACGGTGCAGGTCCCGGTGATGCCGACCGACAAGATCCGGCGGCTGGCGAAGTTCCGCGGCCTCTACATCCACCGCAACGCGGCCCCGGTCGTGGTCAAGATCGTGCCGGTCTGGAAGCGCGACGACGTCAAGGCCGTGAACAAGGAGATCCGCCGGGCCGAGCGCGACCTGGAGAAGCGGGAGAAGCAGGCGGCGAAGCTCGGCATCGAGCTGCCGACCACCCCGGCAACCCCGCCGATGCCGGCCTACAAGCCGGTCGTCCCCAAGCAGCCGGTGCCCGAGCAGCAGCCCGGCCAGCGTCCGGCCGACCCGTTCCGAAAGGCGGTCTGA
- a CDS encoding AAA family ATPase translates to MTDAAPTHPLAEILGGKPPRRDTHEGWQYYCRSRRSFVPAPRLSLDQWQAMSDRDKALHNLHRTATHVNMPLQETPMAKRVASLVDRRIRGNAMRLTSATWPGVMVFGLGYQGKTETVCDIAAEFEVTFREAGHQINPHAMPGTRALHAPVVYVQTPVTATPKSTCQAILDFFGAHTKGLTLPQLVQQVAASLDGHGVRALILDDITRLRMHRADDQDVLDLIRAFMSMNVTLVLIGADIPGSGLLRKAKWDSRARQWVFPPSASTHVHGLEVTQTERRFDLVELGTFECTTSEGIEAFLDHLAGLEDGLRLFKAWPGMLTGGTMPEYLRRRTNGVIGLLARLIEDGAMEAMASGKEYLDEELLDTITISLDALGPRSRSRGDPHRSGPLLFQGEEASDPTAEAPAQHRLRRPRPQGSRGRGLSRWFLAVTHTLRCQGAWPRCPARACPDSS, encoded by the coding sequence ATGACCGATGCCGCACCGACCCACCCGCTCGCCGAGATCCTCGGCGGCAAGCCTCCCCGCCGGGACACCCACGAGGGCTGGCAGTACTACTGCCGGTCCCGCCGGTCCTTCGTCCCGGCGCCCCGGCTGTCCCTGGACCAGTGGCAGGCGATGAGCGATCGCGACAAAGCGCTCCACAACCTGCACCGCACGGCGACGCACGTCAACATGCCGCTGCAGGAGACACCGATGGCAAAGAGGGTCGCCTCTCTCGTCGACCGGCGCATCCGGGGCAACGCCATGCGGCTCACGTCCGCGACCTGGCCTGGGGTGATGGTCTTCGGCCTCGGTTACCAGGGAAAGACCGAGACCGTCTGCGACATCGCCGCCGAGTTCGAGGTCACCTTCCGGGAAGCGGGCCACCAGATCAATCCGCACGCGATGCCCGGAACGCGAGCGCTTCACGCCCCTGTCGTCTATGTCCAGACGCCGGTCACCGCGACGCCGAAGAGCACCTGCCAGGCGATCCTCGACTTCTTCGGCGCCCACACGAAGGGCCTGACCCTTCCCCAGCTCGTCCAGCAGGTCGCGGCCTCGCTCGACGGCCATGGGGTCCGCGCGTTGATTCTGGACGACATCACGAGACTCCGCATGCACCGGGCCGACGACCAGGACGTCCTCGATCTGATCCGGGCGTTCATGAGCATGAACGTCACCCTCGTCCTGATCGGCGCCGACATCCCCGGTTCCGGCCTGCTGCGGAAGGCGAAGTGGGACTCCCGGGCCCGCCAGTGGGTGTTCCCGCCCTCGGCGAGCACCCACGTCCACGGCCTGGAGGTGACCCAGACCGAGCGCCGTTTCGACCTCGTCGAACTCGGGACCTTCGAATGCACCACCTCGGAAGGCATCGAGGCCTTCCTGGACCACCTGGCCGGCCTGGAAGACGGCCTGCGGCTGTTCAAGGCCTGGCCAGGAATGCTCACCGGGGGCACCATGCCCGAATACCTGAGGCGCCGCACCAACGGTGTCATCGGCCTGCTCGCGCGCCTGATTGAGGACGGCGCCATGGAGGCCATGGCCAGCGGGAAGGAGTACCTCGACGAGGAGCTTCTCGACACGATCACCATCAGCCTCGACGCACTGGGGCCGCGATCCCGGAGCCGGGGAGATCCCCATCGTTCCGGACCTCTCCTCTTCCAAGGCGAAGAAGCCTCCGACCCGACGGCAGAAGCGCCCGCGCAACACCGTCTTCGACGACCTCGGCCCCAGGGCAGCCGCGGGCGGGGCCTGAGTCGATGGTTCCTGGCCGTGACGCACACCCTCCGCTGCCAAGGAGCCTGGCCCCGCTGCCCGGCGAGGGCTTGCCCGGATTCGTCCTGA
- a CDS encoding ParA family protein gives MSLLLSPGVATRIFVFCNQKGGVGKTSLTAGFAGDLAGRGLRVLVIDLTPQGNITVWLVPAVPVQRTINDVLYHVLKDGASVRDAIVPTSWPGVDLVPSELELASREADRGAALDFRLRRAIRAAELDGEYDVILIDTDPNLGPLLVNALNAAHHAVVVADAERFGADGVAKLLDTIKVVQEEGNPGLDLAGIVVNDYDGRLLEHRGRWKELRNNYPELVAGRLPRCSAVATAASASVPVQSLRGGRTWNLALAQLITDLMKKKAERT, from the coding sequence ATGTCGCTGCTTCTGTCGCCGGGTGTGGCAACCCGGATCTTCGTCTTCTGCAACCAGAAGGGCGGGGTCGGCAAGACGTCACTGACCGCCGGGTTCGCGGGCGACTTGGCCGGGCGAGGGCTGCGGGTTCTCGTCATCGACCTGACCCCGCAGGGCAACATCACGGTGTGGCTGGTGCCGGCCGTGCCGGTGCAGCGCACGATCAACGACGTGCTGTACCACGTCCTCAAGGACGGTGCGAGCGTGCGGGATGCGATCGTGCCGACGTCCTGGCCGGGGGTGGACCTGGTCCCCTCCGAGCTGGAGCTGGCCTCCCGGGAAGCCGACAGGGGGGCCGCGCTGGACTTCCGCCTGCGGCGTGCCATCCGGGCCGCCGAGCTCGACGGCGAGTACGACGTGATCCTCATCGACACGGACCCCAACCTGGGGCCCCTGCTGGTGAACGCGCTCAACGCGGCACACCACGCCGTCGTCGTCGCCGACGCGGAACGGTTCGGCGCGGACGGCGTCGCCAAGCTCCTGGACACCATCAAGGTCGTCCAGGAGGAGGGCAACCCGGGACTGGACCTCGCCGGGATCGTGGTCAACGACTACGACGGCCGGCTCCTGGAACACCGGGGGCGGTGGAAGGAGCTCAGGAACAACTACCCCGAGCTCGTGGCCGGTCGTCTGCCCCGGTGCTCGGCCGTCGCCACCGCCGCCAGCGCGAGCGTCCCTGTGCAAAGCCTGCGCGGCGGCCGCACATGGAACCTGGCCCTCGCCCAACTGATCACCGACCTGATGAAGAAGAAGGCAGAACGCACGTGA
- a CDS encoding ATP-binding protein, producing the protein MIVWLNGTHGAGKTTTSALVQQLIPDSRVFDAEKVGETLMDITPGLPGTDNFQHWPPWRPLVVETARHVLDYTGGTLVMPMTVLVEQYWREISTGLAQHAIPVRHFVLHADQETLRGRIAGDTVVGPNSWFRLKYLEPYAEAARTWLHAEAEVVDTTHLTPAQAALQIAEAVRS; encoded by the coding sequence GTGATCGTATGGCTCAACGGCACCCACGGTGCAGGCAAGACGACGACCAGTGCACTCGTGCAGCAGCTGATCCCCGACTCCCGGGTGTTCGACGCCGAGAAGGTTGGCGAGACACTCATGGACATCACACCGGGGCTGCCCGGGACGGACAACTTCCAGCATTGGCCGCCGTGGCGGCCACTCGTAGTCGAGACCGCCCGCCACGTGCTCGACTACACCGGCGGGACTCTGGTGATGCCGATGACTGTCCTGGTCGAGCAGTACTGGCGCGAGATCAGCACGGGCCTCGCCCAACACGCCATTCCGGTGCGGCACTTCGTTCTCCATGCCGACCAGGAGACCCTCCGCGGGCGCATCGCAGGGGACACTGTTGTTGGTCCCAACTCCTGGTTCCGTCTCAAATACCTTGAGCCCTACGCCGAGGCGGCCCGCACCTGGTTGCACGCCGAGGCCGAGGTCGTCGACACCACGCACCTCACGCCCGCCCAGGCCGCCCTGCAGATCGCAGAGGCCGTCAGGAGTTGA
- a CDS encoding DUF2637 domain-containing protein has product MRRLVKASAAGGAVIAAIGFVGSYKALQKLAEHQGQMGTFSYVFPVGIDAGIAVLLALDLVLTWLRIRFPLLRYIAWMLTAGTIVFNAASAYPKPLPMALHALLPVLFVGVVEAGRYAVARIAAIEAGRPEMEGVRFFRWILSPLPTFKLWRKMKIFEITSYAEIVDMEQRRLVYRAVLRHRYGRGWRRAAPVEEVLPLKLARYGRALPYLEPPETDLTREYAPKITVERADQPTVPAPVAELPPAITPELLERLSQLLDRAETGSTAQQLPAAGPEAVAEPVPAEIPEQPVELVEAELEQPELTVEQPAASLYSGMVPLRKLERPVTEPVESSWFHPEPAAPAEVPWQAPSDQGSVPWQAPAAPAPVLFDQAVAERPSAAESPRPAGVHARLPHQETVLQPVVEQLPAEPVADLLDAEPTVPVVEQPAAPIVPAELGDDQQPGEPPADQEEEIPAPKLSGKQLLLQLLQSLTPEQKSMNQKQLAAELFPQLRSVMSSEESVRKYIGAWQRNGTI; this is encoded by the coding sequence ATGAGGCGCCTGGTGAAGGCGTCGGCGGCGGGCGGCGCGGTCATCGCGGCGATCGGCTTCGTCGGCTCGTACAAGGCCCTGCAGAAGCTGGCCGAGCACCAGGGGCAGATGGGGACCTTCTCCTACGTCTTCCCGGTCGGCATCGACGCGGGCATTGCGGTGCTCCTCGCCCTGGACCTGGTGCTGACGTGGCTTCGCATCCGCTTCCCGCTCCTGCGGTATATCGCCTGGATGCTGACGGCCGGCACCATCGTCTTCAACGCGGCCAGTGCCTACCCCAAGCCCCTGCCGATGGCCCTGCACGCGCTGCTGCCGGTGCTGTTCGTCGGGGTGGTCGAAGCGGGCCGGTACGCCGTCGCCCGCATCGCGGCGATCGAAGCGGGCCGCCCGGAGATGGAGGGCGTCCGGTTCTTCCGCTGGATTCTCTCCCCGCTCCCCACCTTCAAGCTGTGGCGGAAGATGAAGATCTTTGAGATCACCTCGTACGCCGAGATCGTGGACATGGAACAGCGCCGGCTGGTGTACCGGGCGGTCCTTCGCCACCGGTACGGACGCGGCTGGCGCCGCGCGGCTCCGGTGGAGGAGGTCCTGCCGCTCAAGCTGGCCCGCTACGGCCGTGCCCTGCCCTACCTGGAGCCGCCGGAGACGGACCTGACCCGGGAGTACGCGCCCAAGATCACCGTGGAACGGGCCGACCAGCCCACCGTCCCGGCCCCCGTCGCCGAGCTGCCCCCAGCCATCACCCCGGAGCTACTGGAGCGACTGAGCCAGCTGCTCGACCGGGCGGAGACCGGTTCCACCGCTCAGCAGCTGCCCGCCGCAGGGCCGGAGGCGGTCGCCGAGCCGGTCCCGGCGGAGATCCCCGAGCAGCCGGTGGAGCTGGTGGAGGCCGAGCTGGAACAGCCCGAGCTCACCGTGGAACAGCCGGCTGCCAGCCTGTACAGCGGGATGGTGCCGCTGCGGAAGCTGGAGCGGCCGGTGACCGAGCCGGTGGAGTCCTCGTGGTTCCACCCCGAGCCCGCGGCCCCGGCGGAGGTGCCGTGGCAGGCGCCGAGCGACCAGGGCTCCGTGCCCTGGCAGGCTCCGGCCGCCCCGGCCCCGGTGCTCTTCGACCAGGCCGTGGCCGAGCGGCCCAGCGCTGCCGAGTCGCCCCGCCCGGCCGGGGTCCACGCCCGGCTCCCCCACCAGGAGACGGTGCTGCAGCCGGTGGTCGAGCAGCTGCCCGCCGAGCCCGTGGCGGACCTGCTCGACGCCGAGCCGACCGTGCCGGTGGTCGAGCAGCCGGCCGCGCCGATCGTCCCGGCCGAGCTCGGCGACGACCAGCAGCCGGGGGAACCGCCGGCCGACCAGGAGGAGGAGATCCCCGCTCCGAAGCTCTCGGGCAAGCAGCTGCTGCTGCAGCTGCTGCAGTCGCTGACGCCCGAGCAGAAGTCGATGAACCAGAAGCAGCTCGCGGCCGAGCTGTTCCCCCAGCTCCGCTCGGTGATGAGCTCGGAGGAGTCGGTGCGCAAGTACATCGGCGCCTGGCAGCGCAACGGAACGATCTGA
- a CDS encoding TnsA-like heteromeric transposase endonuclease subunit, with the protein MSFRTGPAIRSDACDLTALISTFTGDGDHRRRLVLDASWPRRWSTTWLFDGGQVVWPVRDLESVPVLDSQPVRRFTWRARQRHRPGLEPMISTGRQHGFESLEERDLLRALDFLRAREVLPQPFRLDFEHTGGRAAHIPDFLALMPDGNWLFDVRPAALVRDEDARKFAATREVATAAGWHYTVVTGWRPHVVGVLDALSARRRPRKDLLGLHGELLDAVAEGPLRFGELVESTDWPELARAEAVHLLWHRRLGVDLGEPLGDRSPVWLAGQQPMIPSQGRRQ; encoded by the coding sequence ATGAGTTTCCGGACCGGACCCGCCATCCGCTCGGACGCATGCGATCTCACCGCGCTGATCAGCACGTTCACCGGCGATGGCGATCACCGCCGGCGCCTGGTGCTCGATGCGTCCTGGCCGAGACGCTGGTCGACGACCTGGCTGTTCGACGGCGGCCAGGTGGTCTGGCCGGTCAGGGATCTGGAGTCGGTGCCGGTGCTCGACTCGCAGCCGGTTCGCCGGTTCACCTGGCGGGCCCGGCAGCGGCACCGGCCGGGCCTGGAGCCCATGATCTCCACCGGCCGCCAGCACGGGTTCGAGTCGCTGGAGGAGCGGGACCTGCTGCGGGCGCTGGACTTCCTGCGGGCCCGGGAGGTGCTGCCGCAGCCGTTCCGCCTGGACTTCGAGCACACCGGCGGCCGCGCGGCTCACATCCCGGACTTCCTCGCGCTGATGCCCGACGGCAACTGGCTCTTCGACGTCCGCCCGGCCGCTCTGGTCCGCGACGAGGACGCGCGGAAGTTCGCCGCGACACGAGAAGTCGCGACGGCGGCCGGCTGGCACTACACCGTGGTCACCGGCTGGCGCCCGCACGTGGTGGGGGTGCTGGACGCGTTGTCGGCCCGGCGCCGCCCGCGCAAGGACCTGCTCGGCCTGCACGGCGAGTTGCTGGACGCCGTCGCCGAGGGGCCGTTGCGGTTCGGGGAATTGGTGGAGTCGACGGACTGGCCAGAGCTGGCGCGGGCCGAGGCGGTCCATTTGCTCTGGCACCGCCGGCTCGGTGTCGATCTGGGCGAGCCGCTCGGCGACCGGTCCCCGGTCTGGCTCGCCGGACAGCAGCCGATGATTCCGTCGCAGGGGCGGCGGCAGTGA